In Clostridium sp. JN-1, one genomic interval encodes:
- a CDS encoding carbon starvation protein A, giving the protein MNSLVLVIIAALVLVLGYRFYGSFIAAKVLVLRDTTEVPSKIHEDGHDYVPTNKWVLLGHHFAAIAGAGPLIGPVLAAQYGYLPGTLWILIGGVFAGAVHDMVILCASVRHDGESIAEIAKSLFGTRMGFVTSIAVLFILIISMAGLGLPIINSLYNSPWGTFTVGFTIPVAMFIGVYMKFIRPGKIVEGTIIGMALIILGVALGPFIQHTAIAPYLTFNAKQLSVILALYGFLAAALPVWLLLLPRDYLSTYMKLGVIALLVVGIVIVRPTLQMPAFTKFIHGGGPIVPGKVFPFLFITIACGALSGFHSLISSGTTPKLIQNEKDVLPIGFGSMLIESFIALMALIAATCLPTADYFAINSAPEVFAKLGMVPHELPMLSNMVGEHLAGRPGGSVSLAVGMGYVFYKIPGLEGLMSYFYHFCIMFEALFILTTIDAGTRIGRYLLQDLCGKFYKPLGNRNSWFNVIVFSAIISFTWGYLLYTGNISTIWPLFGTANQMLAAIAFAIGTTIILKKGVPKYALITFLPMVAISIITISAALLNIFQSYLPKGNILLAVISAVLLILLVIVILESIKVWVKDFANIRKSKSQSV; this is encoded by the coding sequence ATGAACTCTTTAGTTCTAGTCATCATTGCTGCTCTAGTATTGGTTTTAGGATACAGATTCTACGGCTCATTTATAGCGGCAAAAGTATTAGTTTTGAGGGACACTACTGAAGTTCCATCAAAAATTCATGAAGATGGTCATGACTATGTACCTACAAACAAATGGGTATTACTCGGACACCACTTTGCTGCAATCGCTGGTGCTGGTCCGCTTATAGGACCTGTTCTCGCAGCACAATATGGTTATCTTCCAGGTACTCTTTGGATCTTAATTGGCGGTGTATTTGCTGGTGCAGTACATGACATGGTTATACTTTGTGCATCCGTAAGACATGATGGAGAATCAATTGCTGAAATTGCTAAGTCACTTTTTGGGACAAGAATGGGATTTGTAACTTCCATTGCGGTATTATTTATATTAATAATAAGTATGGCAGGTCTTGGACTTCCAATCATCAATTCATTGTACAACAGCCCATGGGGAACTTTTACAGTTGGTTTCACAATACCTGTTGCTATGTTTATTGGAGTTTATATGAAATTTATAAGGCCAGGAAAAATAGTAGAAGGTACTATAATAGGTATGGCTCTTATAATATTAGGTGTTGCTTTAGGACCTTTTATACAGCATACAGCAATAGCTCCTTACCTAACCTTTAATGCTAAACAACTGTCAGTTATACTTGCTCTTTATGGTTTTCTTGCAGCTGCTCTCCCTGTATGGTTATTATTACTTCCTAGGGATTATCTAAGCACATACATGAAATTAGGTGTTATAGCATTATTAGTTGTTGGTATTGTAATTGTTAGACCTACTCTACAAATGCCTGCTTTTACTAAATTCATACATGGGGGCGGTCCAATAGTTCCTGGTAAAGTATTTCCATTCCTATTTATTACAATAGCGTGCGGTGCATTATCTGGTTTTCACTCATTGATAAGTTCAGGTACTACTCCTAAACTTATTCAAAATGAAAAAGATGTACTGCCTATTGGATTTGGTTCAATGCTTATAGAATCATTTATAGCTTTAATGGCATTAATTGCTGCAACTTGTCTTCCTACAGCTGATTACTTTGCTATAAACTCAGCACCAGAAGTATTTGCAAAACTAGGAATGGTTCCTCATGAACTTCCAATGTTATCGAATATGGTTGGTGAACATTTAGCAGGAAGACCTGGTGGTTCTGTATCACTTGCAGTTGGTATGGGCTACGTATTTTATAAGATTCCTGGATTAGAAGGATTAATGTCTTACTTCTATCATTTCTGCATAATGTTTGAAGCACTGTTTATACTAACTACTATAGATGCCGGTACAAGAATAGGCAGATACTTACTTCAAGACTTATGTGGAAAGTTCTATAAACCACTTGGAAATAGAAATTCATGGTTTAATGTAATAGTATTCAGCGCTATTATATCATTTACATGGGGATATCTACTGTATACAGGTAACATATCAACCATATGGCCATTGTTTGGTACAGCAAACCAAATGCTTGCCGCTATAGCGTTTGCAATAGGAACAACTATTATATTAAAGAAGGGCGTTCCAAAATATGCACTAATTACATTTTTACCTATGGTAGCTATATCAATAATAACTATATCAGCTGCCTTACTCAATATATTCCAAAGTTACTTACCAAAAGGAAATATACTGCTAGCTGTAATATCAGCCGTGTTACTAATACTTCTTGTAATTGTAATTCTTGAAAGTATCAAAGTATGGGTTAAAGATTTTGCTAATATACGAAAATCAAAAAGTCAATCAGTTTAA